CGAAGGCGAGATGCCACGGCGTGACCGGCTCCGTGCGCCCGGTCCGTTCGTAGTAGGCCTGCAGGTAGGCGGACTGGTCCGGAATGCCGAGGCGCTCGAGGTCGAGGCCGCGCACGCCGCCATATTCCTCCGCGGTCGAATGGTAGAGGATGCAGTTGAAGGCGACGTCGGCCAAAGGATGCCCGAGCGTCGCCAGCTCCCAATCGAGCACGGCGATGACCCTGGGCTCGGTCCTGTCGAACATCAGATTGCCGATGCGGAAATCGCCGTGGCAAACCGCCGTTTCGTCGTCCTCGGGCAGATGCGCGGGCAGCCAGGCGATCAGCTGTTCGATCTCGGCGATGTCCTGCGTGCGCGACGCCTCGTACTGCCGCGCCCAGCGCTTGATCTGCCGGGTGAAATAGCCGCCTTGCCGCCCGAAGCCCTCGAGGCCGAGTGCGCGCCAGTCGGCGGTGTGCAGGGCCGCCATCGTCGCGTTCATGCTGTCGTACATGGCCGCGCGCTCGGCGGGCGCGACGTCCGGCAGGGTCGAGTCGTGGAACACGCGGCCGTCCAGCCACTCCATGACGTAGAACGGCGTGCCGACGACCGCGCGGTCCTCGCACCAGTGCAGCATGGCCGGCACCGGCACGGCGGACGCCTGCAACGCGCTCTGGATCCGATGCTCGCGGTCGACGGCATGGGCCGAAGGCAGGAGCTCGCCGGGCGGCTGCTTGCGCAGGACGACGCTGCGATCGGCGAAGCGCAGGCGGTAGGTCGGGTTGGACTGGCCGCCCGCGATCGGATCGATCGCCATCGCGCCTTCGAGATCGGGCAGCACCTCCCGGAGATGACGTTCCAGCCCCAGGGGATCGAAGGGCAGGACGATGCGGTCGGCTGCGCTCACCTCGGCCTCCTCGTTTGACCGCCACCATGCCAGAGCCGGTCGATCGGGCAAGCCTTCTGAGGAAGATCCGCCGGCATCAGGCCGAAGCCGGCGGACCGACCGATCAGGCGAAGGCGACGTAGATCGCCGTGACGATGACGAGCAGCGCGATCCCGGCGGGCCAGGCTCCCGCCCACGGCGTGAGGTCGACCTGGCCGGAATCCTCGTGCACCCAGGCGACCGGACGCGGAGCGACCTTGGCGCAGACCAGAAGGAACACGACCAGAAGCGCGAAGACGGAGCCCACGAAGTGATACTCGTTCAACCCGCTCAGCATGGCGGCGATGGCCGGGACGAAATAACCGGCGGCGATGATCAGGCAGCCCGCGACGAGCGCGATGTTCGCGGCGAAGGCCGGAACGCGCTTGTTGAGGAAGCCGACCAGCACGACGGCGAAGATCGGGATGAAGTAGATGGCGTTCATCTTCTGCAGATAGGCGAAGATGCTTTCCTGCCCGGC
Above is a genomic segment from Geminicoccaceae bacterium SCSIO 64248 containing:
- a CDS encoding phosphotransferase family protein, producing the protein MSAADRIVLPFDPLGLERHLREVLPDLEGAMAIDPIAGGQSNPTYRLRFADRSVVLRKQPPGELLPSAHAVDREHRIQSALQASAVPVPAMLHWCEDRAVVGTPFYVMEWLDGRVFHDSTLPDVAPAERAAMYDSMNATMAALHTADWRALGLEGFGRQGGYFTRQIKRWARQYEASRTQDIAEIEQLIAWLPAHLPEDDETAVCHGDFRIGNLMFDRTEPRVIAVLDWELATLGHPLADVAFNCILYHSTAEEYGGVRGLDLERLGIPDQSAYLQAYYERTGRTEPVTPWHLAFALFRFAVIFEGIADRVARGNAAAGEDAAKVAHLSRSFARRAVELARI